A genomic segment from Malus domestica chromosome 05, GDT2T_hap1 encodes:
- the LOC103436547 gene encoding 2-oxoglutarate-dependent dioxygenase 19-like yields MASVDASEPKVASIKTLADSDALTYVPSEYAYTMDPNDKGDENDPEHSIPIIDFALLTSASPDERAQMIQKIGKACEEWGFFQVINHGVPESLMKEMIDACRRFFELPEEEKKEFQTRNLLDPIKCGTSFNVAIDKVRLWRDYLKVIAHPEFNSLYKPAGYSEVSLEFSKRTHAVATEILNGISESLGLEADYIAKAMNWDRGLQILAANYYPACPQPDLAIGIPPHTDHGLVTLLIQNDMCGLEVKHNDQWVLVKAAPGAFVVNVGDQMQILTNDKYKSVWHRATVNNTATRISIAVPHGPALDTPALPIPELLEKEGEKAKYIGMTYEKFMELQASPAAYMMPCLDHLRVKDN; encoded by the exons ATGGCTTCAGTGGATGCATCTGAACCCAAGGTAGCAAGCATCAAAACCCTAGCCGACTCAGATGCTCTAACTTATGTACCTTCCGAGTACGCCTACACCATGGATCCCAACGACAAGGGAGATGAAAACGACCCAGAACACTCAATCCCCATCATTGATTTCGCTCTTCTCACATCTGCCTCCCCTGATGAACGGGCACAAATGATCCAAAAAATAGGCAAAGCTTGCGAAGAATGGGGCTTCTTTCAG GTGATCAACCACGGTGTACCCGAGAGCTTGATGAAAGAAATGATCGACGCGTGCCGAAGATTTTTTGAGCTGccggaggaggagaagaaggagtTCCAAACAAGGAACCTGCTGGACCCAATTAAGTGCGGCACCAGTTTCAACGTCGCAATTGACAAAGTTCGTCTCTGGAGGGATTATCTCAAGGTCATAGCACACCCTGAGTTCAACTCACTCTACAAACCTGCTGGATACAGCGAGGTGTCATTGGAGTTCAGTAAAAGAACCCATGCAGTGGCAACCGAAATATTGAATGGAATATCGGAGAGCTTGGGATTGGAGGCCGATTACATTGCAAAGGCCATGAACTGGGATCGCGGCTTGCAAATTCTGGCCGCGAACTACTACCCGGCTTGCCCACAGCCCGACCTGGCTATCGGTATTCCTCCTCATACCGATCACGGACTGGTGACACTCTTGATTCAGAATGATATGTGTGGCCTTGAAGTCAAGCACAATGATCAGTGGGTCTTGGTGAAAGCTGCTCCCGGCGCCTTTGTTGTTAACGTTGGCGATCAAATGCAGATTCTGACAAACGACAAGTACAAGAGCGTATGGCATCGAGCAACTGTGAACAACACAGCTACGAGGATATCGATCGCAGTACCACATGGACCGGCACTGGACACACCTGCTCTACCGATCCCGGAGTTGCTAGAAAAGGAAGGCGAAAAAGCAAAGTACATTGGAATGACATATGAGAAATTCATGGAACTTCAGGCAAGCCCCGCTGCCTACATGATGCCTTGCTTGGATCACCTACGCGTCAAGGACAATTGA